One Nostoc sp. UHCC 0302 DNA window includes the following coding sequences:
- a CDS encoding DUF2358 domain-containing protein — protein MQVEQIIKTLKQDLATLFEKDISYDIYTQDIYFRDPVNKFKYKFNYRIIFWTLRFHARLFFTQIYFDVHEVYQSAEDIILAKWTVRGVLRVPWKAKVFFNGYSTYKLNLNGLIYEHIDTWDRKPGEILRQFWQKGEDSY, from the coding sequence ATGCAAGTAGAACAAATAATTAAGACTCTAAAACAGGATTTAGCAACACTTTTTGAAAAAGATATTTCCTATGATATATATACCCAAGATATCTATTTTCGAGACCCAGTAAACAAATTTAAATATAAATTTAACTACCGCATTATATTTTGGACTTTGCGATTTCACGCACGACTATTTTTTACCCAAATATACTTTGATGTGCATGAAGTATATCAGTCAGCCGAAGACATTATTTTAGCAAAGTGGACAGTACGCGGAGTTTTACGCGTTCCTTGGAAAGCAAAGGTATTTTTTAATGGTTATTCCACGTATAAACTAAACCTAAATGGTTTGATATACGAGCATATAGACACTTGGGATCGTAAACCAGGAGAGATTTTACGGCAGTTTTGGCAGAAGGGAGAAGACAGTTATTAG
- a CDS encoding ferredoxin-NADP reductase, whose protein sequence is MYNQGAVEGAANNELGSRVFVYEVVGLRQNEETDKTNYPIRKSGSVFIRVPYNRMNQEMRRITRLGGKIVSIHSISALEQVNGKASFGNANSEVSELATSEEATNSEGNGKATPVNANSAEEQPKKDKKGNTMTQAKAKKGADVPVNTYRPNAPFIGKVISNEPLVKEGGIGIVQHLKFDLSGGDLKYIEGQSIGIIPPGLDKNGKPEKLRLYSIASTRHGDDVDDKTVSLCVRQLEYKHPETGETVYGVCSTHLCFLKPGEEVKITGPVGKEMLLPDDPDANVIMLATGTGIAPMRAYLWRQFKDKERAANPEYQFKGFSWLIFGVPTTPNLLYKEELEEIQEKYPENFRLTAAISREQKNPQGGRMYIQDRVAEHADELWQLIKNEKTHTYICGLRGMEEGIDAALTAAAAKEGVTWSDYQKELKKAHRWHVETY, encoded by the coding sequence ATGTACAATCAAGGTGCTGTTGAGGGTGCTGCCAATAATGAATTAGGTAGCCGCGTCTTCGTTTACGAAGTGGTAGGTCTGCGTCAGAACGAAGAGACTGATAAAACAAACTACCCAATTCGTAAAAGTGGCAGTGTGTTCATCAGAGTGCCTTACAACCGCATGAATCAAGAAATGCGACGGATCACTCGCCTAGGCGGCAAAATTGTTAGTATCCATTCCATAAGTGCTTTAGAGCAGGTTAATGGTAAAGCCTCATTTGGGAATGCTAACAGCGAAGTCAGTGAGTTAGCCACATCTGAGGAAGCTACTAACAGTGAAGGGAATGGTAAAGCCACACCTGTAAATGCTAACAGTGCTGAAGAACAGCCCAAGAAGGACAAAAAAGGCAACACCATGACTCAAGCGAAAGCCAAAAAAGGCGCCGACGTTCCTGTTAATACTTATCGGCCCAATGCCCCATTTATTGGTAAGGTAATATCCAATGAACCGTTAGTAAAAGAAGGCGGAATTGGTATTGTTCAACATCTTAAGTTTGACCTTTCCGGCGGTGATTTAAAGTATATAGAAGGTCAAAGTATTGGTATTATTCCCCCAGGATTAGACAAGAACGGCAAGCCGGAAAAACTCAGACTGTACTCGATCGCCTCAACTCGTCATGGCGATGATGTAGATGATAAGACAGTATCACTGTGCGTCCGTCAGTTGGAATACAAGCATCCAGAAACTGGCGAAACAGTCTACGGTGTTTGCTCTACTCACCTGTGTTTCCTCAAACCTGGGGAAGAAGTAAAAATCACAGGCCCAGTCGGTAAGGAAATGCTATTACCCGACGACCCGGATGCCAATGTCATCATGTTAGCAACTGGAACAGGTATTGCGCCGATGCGGGCTTATCTGTGGCGTCAGTTTAAAGATAAGGAAAGAGCTGCTAACCCAGAATACCAATTTAAGGGGTTCTCTTGGCTGATATTTGGCGTGCCGACAACTCCAAACCTTTTATATAAGGAAGAACTGGAAGAAATTCAAGAAAAATATCCTGAGAACTTCCGCCTCACTGCTGCTATCAGTCGCGAACAAAAAAATCCCCAAGGCGGTAGGATGTATATCCAAGACCGTGTAGCCGAACACGCAGACGAATTGTGGCAATTAATTAAAAATGAAAAAACCCACACCTACATCTGCGGTTTGCGAGGTATGGAAGAAGGTATCGATGCTGCCTTAACAGCAGCAGCTGCTAAGGAAGGCGTAACCTGGAGTGATTACCAAAAGGAACTCAAAAAAGCCCATCGTTGGCACGTAGAAACTTACTAA
- a CDS encoding DUF1206 domain-containing protein produces the protein MTQQLIDHPSLWIERLARFGYISKGIVYGIVGLLAVQVAFGTGGRTTDTKGALQTIVSQPFGKLLLAIVAVGLIGYVLWRFIQAIKDPENKGTDAKGLAVRVGYAVNGLIYAGLAVSAVQIVLGSGGGSSNSTEDWTARLLSQPFGQWLVGTGGAFIIGLGFYQLYKAFTAKFQRKLNLSELTDTERNGVISICRFGLLARGVVFCIIGWFLIQAATQYDASAAGGLDEALQTLAQQPYGSWLLGIVAFGLVAYGIYLLVLARYSNIIRNS, from the coding sequence ATGACACAACAGCTAATAGACCATCCTTCATTATGGATTGAGCGACTAGCGCGATTTGGTTATATTTCTAAGGGAATAGTTTATGGTATTGTTGGACTCTTAGCAGTACAGGTTGCGTTCGGTACGGGTGGAAGAACGACTGATACAAAAGGGGCTTTACAAACAATTGTCAGCCAACCATTTGGTAAATTGTTGCTAGCGATAGTAGCAGTTGGTTTAATTGGATACGTGCTTTGGCGATTTATCCAGGCAATAAAAGACCCAGAAAATAAAGGCACAGATGCTAAAGGTTTGGCAGTGCGAGTTGGTTATGCAGTTAATGGTTTGATATATGCTGGGTTAGCTGTTAGTGCTGTGCAAATTGTCCTTGGCTCAGGCGGTGGTAGTAGTAATTCCACTGAAGATTGGACAGCACGTCTGCTTTCTCAACCCTTTGGTCAATGGTTGGTGGGAACTGGAGGGGCATTTATTATTGGTTTGGGTTTCTATCAGTTGTATAAAGCTTTTACTGCTAAGTTTCAAAGAAAACTCAATTTAAGTGAGTTGACTGATACAGAACGCAACGGGGTGATAAGCATTTGCAGATTTGGTTTGCTGGCAAGGGGTGTTGTGTTCTGCATTATCGGCTGGTTTCTGATTCAAGCAGCAACTCAATATGATGCTAGTGCTGCTGGGGGTTTGGATGAAGCGTTACAAACTCTGGCACAACAACCTTACGGTTCTTGGCTTTTGGGTATTGTAGCCTTTGGTTTGGTTGCCTACGGGATTTATCTACTGGTTCTAGCGCGGTATAGCAATATAATTCGTAATTCGTAA
- a CDS encoding homoserine dehydrogenase — MGVKLGILGLGTVGTGTVQLLQDKVGRHPLLQEIEIYRVGVRSLNKPRAVELPTEVLSTDLEAIVNDPAVDIVVEVMGGLEPARSLILKALSNGKHVVTANKAAIARFGAEIFTTANKAGVYVMLEAAVGGGIPVIQPLKQSLSVNRIHTVTGIVNGTTNYILTRMQTEGSNFGDVLADAQRLGYAEADPTADVDGLDAADKIAILASLGFGGRINLQDVYSEGIRQVSKTDIVYAEKLGFVIKLLAIAKRVTLSSPLSVRVHPTLVPKTHPLASINGVYNAILVEGEPIGQVMFFGPGAGAGATASAVSSDILNLVAALKSNTAVPNPLLTCGHQEYCQIAPMTELVTRFYARFLTKDQPGVIGKLGTCFGNHGVSLESIVQTGFQEELAEIVVVTHDVREGEFREALAEIRNLEAIDSIPSLLRVL, encoded by the coding sequence GTGGGTGTAAAGCTAGGTATATTGGGATTAGGCACTGTGGGAACGGGTACGGTGCAACTTTTACAAGATAAAGTTGGGCGTCATCCTTTGTTACAGGAGATAGAAATCTATCGGGTAGGGGTACGATCGCTTAATAAACCACGTGCAGTAGAATTGCCTACGGAAGTTTTAAGTACAGATTTAGAAGCGATTGTCAACGACCCAGCAGTGGATATAGTTGTTGAGGTGATGGGTGGATTAGAACCAGCGCGATCGCTTATTCTCAAAGCCTTAAGTAATGGTAAGCACGTAGTAACTGCGAATAAAGCCGCGATCGCTCGTTTTGGTGCGGAAATCTTCACAACTGCGAATAAAGCCGGCGTGTATGTCATGCTAGAAGCCGCTGTTGGTGGTGGAATTCCAGTAATTCAACCCCTGAAGCAGTCTTTAAGTGTTAATCGGATTCACACTGTCACTGGTATTGTTAACGGTACGACTAACTACATCCTGACGCGGATGCAAACAGAAGGCAGCAACTTTGGTGATGTGTTAGCTGATGCTCAGCGTTTAGGTTATGCAGAGGCTGACCCCACAGCCGATGTAGATGGTTTGGATGCCGCAGATAAAATTGCCATCCTGGCATCATTAGGTTTTGGTGGACGCATCAACCTACAAGATGTTTATTCTGAAGGAATTCGGCAAGTCAGTAAAACAGATATTGTTTATGCCGAAAAATTGGGATTTGTGATTAAATTGTTAGCGATCGCCAAACGAGTTACTCTCTCATCTCCCCTCTCTGTCAGAGTTCATCCCACTTTAGTACCGAAAACACACCCCCTAGCCAGCATAAATGGTGTGTATAACGCCATTCTTGTTGAAGGAGAACCCATCGGGCAAGTTATGTTTTTCGGGCCTGGAGCGGGAGCTGGTGCAACAGCCAGCGCCGTCTCGTCAGATATTTTGAATCTAGTTGCAGCCCTCAAAAGCAACACAGCAGTTCCAAATCCCCTGTTAACTTGTGGGCATCAAGAATACTGTCAAATTGCGCCAATGACAGAACTTGTGACTCGATTTTACGCCCGCTTTCTCACCAAAGACCAACCCGGAGTTATCGGCAAATTGGGTACTTGCTTTGGTAATCATGGTGTGAGCTTAGAATCAATTGTCCAAACTGGTTTTCAGGAAGAACTAGCAGAGATTGTAGTTGTTACCCATGATGTCAGGGAAGGGGAATTTCGGGAAGCTTTGGCAGAAATTCGCAATTTGGAAGCCATAGACAGTATTCCCAGCTTACTCAGGGTACTTTGA
- a CDS encoding family 10 glycosylhydrolase, whose translation MSIAEIRGVWLTTTDSKVLRSKQRIAEAMDFLAETGFNVVFPVVWNKAVTLYPSQTMQQTFGVGIDPMCFGRDPLEEVVVEARRVGLKVIPWFEYGFASSYNLNGGMLLQKKPEWAARDCNGNLLKKNGFEWLNALDSQVQEFLLNLVLEVANNYDVDGIQGDDRLPALPCEGGYDEETITRYRQQFQKNPPQNPKDLQWLKWRADILTEFLARLYREVKAVNPNLLVSIAPNIYDWAFKEYLQDSPTWLKRGLVDIIHPQIYRRDFRSYQAIADKLVSQQFTNKTLPKLAPGILMKLGSYCISPEYLVQAVEYNRQIGIQGEVFFFYEGLRENNNALAKVLRNGPYAKSALFPTLSDLSGSDVSNKRSSSILQSLGRFFRNL comes from the coding sequence ATGAGCATAGCAGAAATCCGCGGTGTATGGTTGACGACGACTGATAGTAAAGTTCTCAGGTCAAAGCAACGCATTGCTGAGGCAATGGACTTTCTGGCTGAGACGGGATTTAATGTAGTGTTCCCTGTTGTTTGGAACAAGGCAGTAACACTGTATCCTAGTCAAACAATGCAACAGACTTTTGGGGTGGGAATTGACCCTATGTGCTTTGGTCGTGACCCCTTAGAAGAAGTGGTGGTGGAAGCGCGGCGAGTTGGATTGAAAGTTATTCCTTGGTTTGAATACGGGTTTGCCAGTTCTTACAATTTGAATGGCGGTATGCTGTTGCAAAAGAAACCGGAATGGGCGGCACGTGACTGCAACGGAAATTTACTGAAGAAGAATGGCTTTGAGTGGTTGAATGCCCTTGACTCTCAAGTGCAAGAATTCTTATTAAACTTGGTGCTGGAAGTTGCAAATAATTATGATGTTGATGGGATTCAAGGGGACGATCGCTTGCCAGCATTACCCTGTGAGGGAGGCTATGATGAGGAAACTATCACACGCTATCGCCAGCAGTTTCAGAAAAATCCGCCACAGAACCCTAAAGATTTGCAATGGCTAAAGTGGCGTGCAGATATTCTCACTGAGTTCTTGGCACGTCTCTACCGAGAGGTGAAAGCAGTTAATCCTAACTTATTGGTATCGATTGCACCTAATATCTATGATTGGGCTTTTAAGGAATATCTGCAAGACTCACCCACATGGTTAAAGCGGGGACTAGTCGATATCATTCACCCGCAGATTTATCGTCGCGACTTTAGGAGCTATCAAGCGATCGCTGATAAACTGGTAAGCCAGCAGTTCACAAATAAAACACTGCCAAAGTTAGCACCGGGAATTCTGATGAAGCTTGGCTCTTACTGTATTAGTCCAGAATATCTGGTGCAAGCAGTTGAATATAATCGCCAGATTGGGATTCAAGGTGAGGTATTCTTTTTCTATGAGGGTTTGCGAGAGAATAATAATGCCCTTGCGAAAGTTTTGCGAAATGGCCCTTATGCTAAGTCTGCATTATTTCCCACTTTGTCAGATTTGAGTGGGAGTGATGTGAGTAATAAAAGGTCATCTTCAATTTTGCAAAGCTTGGGAAGATTTTTCCGAAATCTTTAA
- a CDS encoding sulfite exporter TauE/SafE family protein, with protein sequence MKKNNSSAPEFTTTSLQARRFRLSFLYAVPIGVLGGLIGLGGAEFRLPVLAGTLGYSVRQAVPLNLAVSLITIAASLAIRGSTLSFSQVIPLLPVILSLITGAVITAFFGAAIAHRLSNEQLERIILVLLVLIGIALIIEGFLPQQIAALLPPTLSWRIPAGIFFGLAIGLVSSLLGVAGGEVIIPTLVFAFGVDIKTAGTASLLVSLPTVLVGVIKYASRGAFADRTVLGNTIAPMGVGSVIGAIIGGMLVGIIPAALLKMMLGVILNISAFRVFHKANSSNHKSES encoded by the coding sequence ATGAAAAAGAATAACTCGTCTGCACCGGAGTTTACAACTACAAGCTTACAAGCACGTCGTTTTCGATTATCTTTTCTCTACGCAGTGCCGATTGGGGTATTGGGGGGATTGATTGGCTTGGGTGGTGCAGAGTTTCGACTTCCAGTCCTGGCTGGCACTTTGGGCTATTCAGTACGGCAAGCTGTACCTTTGAACTTAGCCGTCAGCTTAATTACGATCGCAGCTTCTCTGGCAATTCGTGGCAGTACGCTTTCCTTTAGCCAAGTCATTCCATTACTGCCTGTGATTTTATCTTTAATTACCGGAGCGGTGATTACTGCTTTTTTTGGGGCGGCGATCGCCCACAGACTATCAAACGAACAGCTTGAGCGAATCATCCTAGTGCTATTGGTTTTGATTGGCATAGCCTTGATAATTGAGGGTTTTCTACCTCAACAAATAGCAGCCTTGTTACCCCCTACTTTGAGTTGGCGCATTCCAGCAGGTATTTTTTTTGGACTAGCAATTGGATTAGTTAGCAGTCTACTTGGCGTTGCAGGTGGTGAGGTGATTATCCCAACGCTTGTTTTTGCTTTTGGTGTAGATATTAAAACAGCAGGGACAGCTAGTCTTCTAGTTAGCTTACCGACTGTGCTAGTGGGCGTGATCAAATATGCTAGTCGCGGTGCATTTGCAGATCGTACAGTCTTGGGCAACACTATAGCGCCTATGGGAGTTGGCTCAGTAATTGGAGCGATAATTGGAGGAATGCTTGTCGGGATTATTCCAGCAGCGTTACTAAAAATGATGCTAGGGGTAATTTTAAATATCTCCGCGTTTCGAGTTTTTCATAAAGCTAATTCCTCTAATCACAAATCTGAGAGCTAA
- a CDS encoding pentapeptide repeat-containing protein, whose product MKLKLLAAIALATPLLFNSVVKAENPQDLQKLLSTGECIKCNLSGANLSGAHLIGADLRGAKLQGANLVGANLEGADLTGANLAGANLTSAYVTNVNLKQANLNGVNFTRATIHDSNVYKASMDNLNITGAEIYNTGIGIGGEDAEIPDWK is encoded by the coding sequence ATGAAACTTAAGCTCTTAGCGGCGATCGCCTTAGCAACTCCCCTACTGTTTAATAGCGTGGTTAAAGCTGAGAATCCACAAGACTTGCAAAAGTTGTTATCGACTGGGGAATGTATCAAGTGCAATCTATCAGGAGCAAACCTCAGTGGCGCTCATTTAATTGGTGCTGACTTGAGAGGAGCTAAGTTGCAAGGAGCCAATCTTGTAGGGGCTAACCTTGAGGGTGCAGACTTAACTGGTGCAAACTTGGCAGGTGCTAATTTAACATCGGCTTATGTCACCAACGTGAATTTGAAGCAAGCCAATCTCAATGGAGTAAATTTTACTCGCGCTACAATCCACGATTCTAATGTGTATAAAGCATCAATGGATAATCTGAATATCACTGGTGCAGAAATCTATAACACTGGAATCGGCATTGGTGGGGAAGACGCAGAAATTCCTGATTGGAAATAG
- a CDS encoding EF-hand domain-containing protein, with translation MATEQDLQSLFNKLDGDQDGKISINELFLSPGLSAIISSETNTSSPQELIAQYDSDKDGSITFEEFKQAVEKASNLT, from the coding sequence ATGGCAACCGAGCAAGACCTTCAATCCCTTTTTAATAAATTAGATGGCGATCAAGACGGCAAAATCTCCATTAATGAGCTTTTTTTAAGTCCTGGCTTAAGTGCAATCATCTCATCAGAAACAAATACCAGTAGCCCCCAGGAGTTAATAGCACAGTATGATTCAGACAAAGACGGTAGTATTACCTTTGAAGAGTTCAAACAAGCAGTTGAGAAAGCAAGTAATTTAACTTAG
- the metK gene encoding methionine adenosyltransferase produces the protein MSRRYLFTSESVTEGHPDKICDQISDTILDALLTQDPSSRVAAEVVVNTGLVLITGEITTNANVNYVNLARKKIADIGYTDAINGFSANSTSVIVALDEQSPDIAQGVNTAQETREQDSDEQFDKIGAGDQGIMFGFASNETPELMPLPICLAHRFARRLAAVRKTGELPYLRPDGKTQVTVIYEDGRPVGIDTILISTQHTATIGEITDEAAVQAKIKEDLWSAVVEPVFGDIDVKPDQGTRFLVNPTGKFVIGGPQGDSGLTGRKIIVDTYGGYSRHGGGAFSGKDPTKVDRSAAYAARYVAKNIVAAGLAEKVEIQLSYAIGVARPTSILVDTFGTGKVDEDTLLELIKQHFELRPAGIIHAFNLRNLPNERGGRFYQDVAAYGHFGRTDLDLPWEQTDKTELLKKAVNESLAAIAQALT, from the coding sequence TTGTCTCGTCGCTATCTATTTACCTCAGAGTCAGTTACAGAAGGGCATCCAGATAAAATCTGCGATCAGATTTCTGATACCATTCTTGATGCTCTACTGACGCAAGACCCCAGCAGCCGAGTTGCTGCTGAAGTAGTAGTTAATACAGGCTTGGTACTAATTACTGGTGAAATTACTACCAATGCTAATGTAAATTACGTTAATCTCGCTCGGAAGAAAATTGCCGATATTGGCTATACCGATGCCATCAATGGTTTTTCTGCTAATAGCACCAGTGTTATTGTAGCTTTAGACGAACAATCACCTGATATTGCTCAAGGTGTCAATACCGCCCAAGAAACCCGCGAGCAAGATAGTGATGAACAGTTCGATAAAATTGGTGCGGGCGATCAAGGGATAATGTTCGGTTTCGCTAGCAACGAAACACCAGAACTGATGCCCTTGCCCATCTGTTTAGCTCACCGCTTTGCTCGCCGACTGGCAGCAGTTCGCAAAACAGGTGAATTGCCATACCTGCGTCCCGACGGCAAGACGCAAGTCACAGTCATTTATGAAGACGGACGCCCTGTAGGTATTGATACAATCTTGATTTCTACCCAGCATACAGCAACTATTGGAGAAATCACAGACGAAGCAGCAGTGCAAGCCAAAATTAAGGAAGACCTCTGGTCAGCAGTGGTGGAACCTGTTTTTGGTGACATTGATGTTAAACCTGATCAGGGAACACGTTTTTTAGTTAACCCCACCGGCAAATTTGTCATTGGTGGCCCACAGGGAGACTCTGGTCTGACAGGACGAAAAATCATTGTTGACACTTACGGTGGCTATTCCCGGCATGGTGGCGGTGCTTTTTCGGGTAAAGATCCCACAAAGGTAGACCGTTCTGCGGCTTATGCGGCTCGCTATGTGGCGAAAAATATTGTCGCTGCTGGTTTAGCAGAAAAAGTTGAAATCCAGCTATCGTATGCTATTGGCGTAGCACGTCCAACGAGCATTTTGGTAGATACCTTTGGCACTGGCAAAGTGGATGAAGACACCTTACTGGAATTAATCAAGCAGCACTTTGAACTGCGTCCAGCAGGAATTATCCATGCGTTCAATCTACGCAACTTACCAAATGAACGAGGCGGACGTTTTTACCAGGACGTCGCGGCTTACGGTCATTTTGGACGGACGGATTTAGACTTGCCTTGGGAACAGACCGACAAAACAGAATTGTTGAAAAAAGCAGTCAACGAATCATTGGCAGCGATCGCTCAGGCACTAACCTAA
- a CDS encoding phosphoribulokinase — MTSKPERVVLIGVAGDSGCGKSTFLRRLIDLFGEELMTVICLDDYHSLDRKQRKETGITALDPRANNFDLMYEQIKALKDGQAIDKPIYNHETGLIDPPERIEPNHIVVVEGLHPLYDERVRSLIDFSVYFDISDEVKIAWKIQRDMAERGHRYEDVVAQINSRKPDFSKYIEPQREFADVVLQVLPTNLIKNDTERKVLRVRMLQREDKEGFEPAYLFDQGSTINWTPCGRKLTCSYPGMQLYYGSDVYYGRYVSVLEVDGQFDNLEEVIYIENHLSNTSTKYQGELTQLLLQHREYPGSNNGTGLFQVLTGLKMRAAYEQLTAKEAKLAVKV; from the coding sequence ATGACAAGTAAGCCGGAACGCGTGGTATTGATTGGAGTAGCCGGAGACTCCGGGTGCGGTAAATCTACGTTTTTGCGTCGTTTGATAGATTTATTTGGTGAAGAGTTAATGACAGTTATCTGCTTGGATGACTATCATTCCCTAGATCGCAAACAGCGTAAAGAAACAGGAATAACTGCACTTGACCCCAGGGCGAACAATTTTGACTTGATGTATGAGCAAATTAAAGCGCTCAAGGATGGTCAAGCGATTGATAAGCCGATTTACAACCACGAAACCGGTTTGATTGATCCGCCAGAACGGATAGAGCCGAATCACATTGTAGTGGTTGAGGGGCTGCATCCTTTATATGATGAGCGGGTGCGATCGCTGATTGACTTTAGCGTTTATTTCGACATCAGCGATGAAGTCAAAATTGCCTGGAAAATCCAGCGAGATATGGCTGAACGCGGTCACCGTTACGAAGATGTCGTAGCTCAAATAAACTCCCGTAAGCCCGACTTCAGCAAGTATATTGAACCACAAAGAGAATTTGCCGATGTGGTTCTCCAGGTATTACCTACAAATCTAATTAAAAACGACACAGAGCGTAAAGTCCTCCGGGTACGTATGCTCCAGCGCGAAGACAAGGAAGGCTTTGAGCCAGCCTACCTCTTTGATCAAGGGTCAACAATTAATTGGACTCCCTGTGGACGTAAGCTGACCTGTTCTTACCCTGGTATGCAACTGTACTACGGTTCAGATGTATACTACGGTCGTTACGTCTCAGTACTAGAGGTAGACGGTCAATTTGACAACTTGGAAGAAGTAATTTACATCGAAAACCATCTCAGCAATACATCCACCAAGTATCAGGGTGAGTTGACTCAGTTATTACTCCAGCACCGTGAGTACCCAGGTTCCAATAATGGTACTGGTTTGTTCCAAGTGCTGACAGGTCTGAAAATGCGTGCTGCCTATGAGCAGTTAACAGCTAAGGAAGCAAAGTTAGCGGTTAAAGTTTAA
- a CDS encoding alpha/beta hydrolase, with the protein MSVIESSLTHEYITTNGVKLHYVTQGEGPLMLMLHGFPEFWYSWRYQIPEFAQNFKVVALDLRGYNDSDKPEAQSAYVMDEFIKDVEGVIKGLGYQKCVLVGHDWGGAIAWNFAYAHPEMLERLIILNLPHPAKFAEGFRTPQQLVRSSYMFFFQLPWLPELLLQASDYQVIEMAFKGMAVNKNVFTQADIDAYKKAVAKPGALTAMLNYYRNVFEQKILNPNKGVLEVPTLMIWGEKDTALGKELSYGTEAYVRDFQIKYIANCSHWLQQEKPELVNQYMQEFLMS; encoded by the coding sequence ATGTCTGTAATAGAAAGTTCTTTGACACACGAATATATAACTACCAATGGTGTGAAATTGCATTACGTTACTCAAGGCGAAGGCCCTTTGATGTTAATGCTGCATGGGTTTCCTGAATTTTGGTACTCTTGGCGATATCAAATACCAGAATTTGCCCAGAATTTTAAAGTTGTTGCGCTTGATTTACGCGGCTACAACGACAGTGATAAGCCAGAAGCACAATCAGCTTATGTGATGGATGAATTTATTAAAGATGTAGAAGGAGTAATTAAAGGATTAGGATACCAAAAGTGTGTTTTGGTAGGACATGATTGGGGTGGTGCGATCGCCTGGAATTTTGCTTACGCACACCCCGAAATGCTAGAGCGATTAATTATACTTAATCTACCTCATCCTGCCAAATTCGCTGAAGGCTTCCGTACTCCTCAACAACTAGTACGTAGTTCTTATATGTTTTTCTTTCAACTCCCGTGGCTTCCGGAATTACTCCTACAAGCTTCAGACTACCAAGTAATTGAAATGGCTTTTAAAGGCATGGCAGTTAATAAAAATGTCTTTACTCAAGCGGATATTGATGCTTATAAAAAAGCTGTAGCAAAACCCGGTGCGCTGACAGCGATGTTAAACTATTACCGCAATGTTTTTGAACAGAAAATTTTAAATCCAAATAAGGGAGTTTTAGAAGTGCCAACCCTGATGATTTGGGGAGAAAAAGACACCGCACTTGGCAAGGAACTCAGCTACGGCACAGAAGCTTATGTCAGGGACTTTCAAATCAAGTACATAGCCAATTGTAGCCATTGGTTGCAGCAAGAAAAACCTGAGTTGGTTAATCAGTACATGCAAGAATTTTTAATGTCTTAA